The Lactuca sativa cultivar Salinas chromosome 2, Lsat_Salinas_v11, whole genome shotgun sequence genome includes a window with the following:
- the LOC128132400 gene encoding protein FAR1-RELATED SEQUENCE 5-like: MDNEKTSNFLMENEIVNQIVHNQSIGMENEMQNEEFITHQQSAYQIDWSDNIDDENYVSDYVHHEENEEIGSIAEQFVVVSDYTSPGGTNYYTPKTNEDVKPKVNDIYDTYDAAVEMYKNYAFQAGFDITLGLNKKKTDGTFTSRLMCGLQGGCSVCGGLAIDYKNCARNLNCFIGGSDAQLILNIMEERVKYAPNFSFEFRVEEKRLFSMFWAYGTSKYNYKEFEDVVSFDVNYQTNRYNMVFVPFTGIDNHKRCVTFGARLLTREDTDSYKWLLKCFLKAFGSPPKIIMSDQDPTIKKAVDELLPLSSHRLCMWHITTKLPKKLTGEIAKNSDFKKRFNSLIWNAKINELEFEAGWDSMITEFHLEDNTWLRKMFGLRRLWIPAFFKNVPLFGLMRTTSLSESQNWSFQNTTLYGSYIVNFLMTFDLVMERQRHTQNSSDFTTTTTFPKNITYLPYEPHATKVYTRRIFYQVQEEIFESEKSCFIIKVVTNSSDGVDMFDVLERKKSVSTRTKEVVPDQPEEEEYHFDSLVKDKYFKVTHNKSE; this comes from the exons ATGGACAATGAAAAGACAAGTAACTTCCTAATGGAGAATGAAATAGTGAATCAGATTGTGCATAATCAAAGCATCGGAATGGAGAATGAAATGCAGAATGAAGAATTTATCACTCACCAACAGTCAGCATATCAAATTGATTGGTCAGATAATATAGATGACGAAAACTATGTTTCGGATTACGTTCATCATGAAGAAAATGAAG AAATCGGAAGCA TTGCAGAACAATTTGTAGTAGTAAGTGATTATACATCTCCGGGTGGGACAAATTATTATACACCCAAGACCAATGAAGATGTAAAGCCTAAAGTCAACGACATATATGATACATATGATGCAGCTGTAGAAATGTACAAAAATTATGCATTTCAAGCAGGTTTTGATATTACGCTAGGATTAAACAAGAAGAAGACGGATGGTACTTTCACAAGCAG GTTAATGTGTGGTCTCCAAGGTGGGTGTTCAGTTTGTGGTGGATTGGCGATTGATTACAAGAACTGTGCtaggaatttaaattgttttattggtGGTAGTGATGCCCAATTGATTCTGAACATAATGGAAGAGAGAGTTAAATATGCACCAAACTTCTCATTCGAGTTTAGAGTCGAGGAAAAAAGATTATTTTCAATGTTTTGGGCTTACGGAACTTCCAAGTATAATTATAAGGAGTTTGAGGATGTCGTTTCATTTGATGTCAACTACCAGACTAACAG GTATAACATGGTATTTGTTCCATTTACTGGAATTGATAACCATAAGAGGTGTGTCACATTTGGTGCTAGATTGCTTACCCGAGAAGACACAGATTCTTACAAATGGTTACTAAAATGTTTTTTGAAAGCTTTTGGGAGTCCACCTAAGATTATAATGTCTGATCAAGATCCGACAATCAAAAAAGCAGTTGATGAATTGTTACCACTATCCAGTCATCGTTTATGTATGtggcatataacaacaaaattaccaAAAAAG ttaactgGGGAAATTGCCAAGAATTCAGACTTTAAGAAACGTTTCAACAGCTTGATATGGAATGCAAAAATTAATGAATTAGAGTTTGAAGCCGGATGGGACAGTATGATTACAGAATTTCATCTTGAGGATAACACATGGTTAAGAAAGATGTTTGGTTTGAGGAGACTTTGGATTCCTGCATTTTTCAAGAATGTTCCACTGTTCGGTTTGATGAGAACCACATCACTCTCAGAAAgtcaaaattggtcttttcagaACACTACACTATACGGATCATATATTGTCAATTTTTTGATGACATTTGACTTGGTCATGGAAAGACAAAGGCACACTCAAAATTCATCGGATTTCACAACTACAACAACATTTCCGAAGAACATTACATATCTTCCTTATGAACCACATGCAACAAAGGTTTACACTAGAAGAATATTTTATCAAGTtcaggaagagatttttgaatcTGAAAAATCATGTTTTATCATAAAAGTCGTAACGAATTCTTCTGATGGTGTCGACATGTTTGATGTCTTAGAGAGAAAGAAAAGTGTTAGCACACGGACAAAGGAAGTTGTCCCCGACCAACCCGAGGAGGAAGAATATCATTTTGATAGTCTTGTGAAGGACAAATATTTTAAG GTTACTCACAACAAGAGTGAATAA